AGTGTGACACTCACTAATCTATGCCATGTCTTTCAGAATTTTGACAAGCTAAATATACGGACGGCACATTACACACCTCTGCCTAATGGGTCTAATCCTCTGAAAAGGAACATCCACGATTATGTCAGGTAACCAAAGCAAACCAATCTCTGAACAAACAGGAGATCTGGTTCCATTTGGTCAGTAAACTGCTGTTCCAAGACTGGATGTGTGGACTTAATGTCCTAGGATTGTTCCTTCATCCTCTGAATATCCTTTTATAAGTCTTCTAAAGAAATCCATTGTTGCCAGTCTTGTATTATGCAGATCTGTTTATGCATGCCTCAAATGGTTTAGCATGGGTTAGATATTGCATTTAATTGCATTCTCAGATTATTTTCACTTGTGAAACTATAGGGCCCAACATTGTTAATGCATAGTGTGGAGAGTGTCCCATTGTATAATAgatgtggagtttttgtgaggacTGTGAAGCAAAGCAGAGTGGTTCTGGCTGCTCAAGCTGTGTTAGTGATGTATTCACTCATTCTAAGTAACACAAATGAAGATTGTGCTTAAGAATagctttaaaattaaatgtatattgttTGTAAACCATGACTTTTACCCCCATCTTGGTTGTAAACCGGTTGTCCAAAATCAAAATGATGTTGTGAGACTACAGTGGTCAACCCAAATATTAGATTAACAAACAATGTATTATTGCATTTAATTTTTACCTAAGTTAAATGTATCTGAACTCCAAAAGTCATGttttttcctgtaaaatgtaGTTCATGCACCAAATTCAGCTACTTTTAATACCAGGTGGCCATCTTAGATTTGAGTTGCCCTCTGCTGACTTCCAGCcttcataattaaaataaaaataaaaataaaatgtatataaaaatgtcaaCACTTCACCAATACAAAAATTATGCTAAGCTAGATGGTGGTTTTAAATTAAAGCCAAAGTTTTAAGCAAACATTATAAATCAAATTGCAATCTGTCCTGCAGGACCGGTTATATCAACCTGGATAAGCCCGCCAATCCGTCCTCCCATGAAGTAGTTGCCTGGATCCGCCGGATCCTGAGGGTGGAGAAGACCGGGCACAGTGGCACGCTGGATCCCAAAGTCACAGGCTGTCTGATAGTGTGTGTGGAGCGAGCAACACGCCTCGTCAAGTCTCAGCAGAGTGCAGGTGTGGGGGATTTTTGTAGCTCGATGTTAAATTATTCTTGCGTTTGCTGTTTTTTGAAGTCACACAAGTGGTACAGAAAAAGTGGCCCCTCCTGACTACTCTTGTTCCTTTGCTTTTAGGCAAAGAGTATGTGGGAATTGTTCGGCTGCACAATGCTATTGAGAATGAGCTTCAGCTTAGCAGGGTGAGTTCTAAAAAAGCATGTGACAAATCGTaaatactgaagaaaaaaatccTGGATGTGAGATGATGAATAAGTTTATCCATTCTCTGAGTGCTGCTGGCCTCCTATCTCTGCAGCACCAGTGTCTGTTCTAGGCCTGAGTGTTCCTCAGCTCCCAGGTGCTGTACTAGCAGTCCTGTGTTCTACTGGCTGCTGCTACTGGGGCTTGGTGAGCTGTTGCAGGATAGGAGGGTCTGGCAGAGGTAGAATCTACCTTGGCGAAGACGAGCGATACAATCTGATCACATACAAAACTTCTGCTCAGTTGGCTTGAGGGAATGACGTGTTTTGTATGTTGCATTAGAATCCTCATTTTGTCTTCCCTCTTAGGCAATGGATACCCTGACTGGTGCCCTTTTTCAGCGCCCTCCTCTCATTTCTGCTGTTAAAAGGCAGCTAAGAGTGAGAACCATTTATGAAAGCAAGCTGATTGAGTACGATCCAGAGAAGAGGTTAGGTAAGTCAGTTCTGCCCACTTGCTTACCTTTAGTCCTGTTCtcgtaaatcttgaaaatgtAAGATCttggcatcaaaaaaaaaaaacaccctgctaTTAATATCATTGTGTTCCATTACTATAGGAGGTTGAACCTAAATCCCATTTTGTTTACTCAAGACACTAGGTAACTGGACAAACATGTATCTCCACAAAACCGTAAAGCCTTGTGGTTGGCTCTGTGAGATGAATAAGTTTATCCATTCTCTGAGTGCTGCTGGCCTCCTGTCTCTGCAGCACCAGAGTCTGTTCTAGTCCCTCAGCTAGCAGTCCTGTGTTCTACTGGGGCTTGATGAGCTGTTGCAGGATAGGGGGGTCTGGCAGAACTAGAATCTACCTCAGCGAAGACGAGTGATACAATATGATCATCACTTACAGAAACTTGCGAATGGGCATGAGGTTCAGTTCTCTACTTGCTTGGTGCAGTGTTTTCACAAATGTTTTAATCACTTCTGtgcacactgatgaaggcatttaTTGAAACCACAATGTATGTCTTGTTTTTGCAGGAATCTTCTGGGTTAGCTGTGAAGCGGGCACCTACATCCGGACGCTGTGTGTTCACATAGGCCTTTTACTGGGAGTCGGTGGCCAAATGCAAGAACTGCGGAGAGTCAGATCTGGTGTGATGGGAGAAAAggtgagaaataaataaatctcctgCATGTGTGTGTAATTCTGCATCTCCAAGAAgtgtttttgtacactgcagcaCGTGTGGAAGCAGAATTAGCAATGTGGTCTCCAAAGTGTTGAGTTCAGTTCAGGGCTGTTCCCCCTTGTTCTGGTAATTAAACTTTGGTACAGCAAGTGGCAAGGGAGAATGTGTACTTGGTGTGGCTGTGTGCACCCCACTCCATTTATAACCTCCTGCCTACATGTTTTGCAAATTTGTTGCAGAATGCTTGCATAGTCAGGGTTTCAGCATTAAGATTAACTGAAACAGAGACTGGGAAGTGTGCTGCTGAGCACACAATTGTATTcccttttcctttgtttttttttttttttatgaaatgtttttttacatataaaattgAGTAGGGTCTGTAAACGGGTTTATACAATGGAAGTACTGATGGAGGTGTTTTGGTTCTTTGCCATGTTGTCTGCTTTCCAAGGATAACCTGGTGACCATGCATGACGTAATGGATGCGCAGTGGCAGTATGACAATAACAAGGATGAGACCTACCTGAGACGTGTTATCTTCCCCTTGGAGAAGCTGCTTGTGTCCCACAAACGGCTTGTCATGAAGGACAGCGCGGTATGTCTCTTCGATGCAGTCAGTTTTTTTTGGACCTTGCGCCACGCTTTAGTTTAAATGTGAagtaatgcatgttttacttttactaCTTGGATGTAGTGAATGCTGGGCACATTCATCAAATGTTCATGATTCTATCTTCTGCTCATAAAAACTAATAGCCAAATGCATTCTTTGGTTTACGGAGGCCTGGATTTCAAGGAGCCAAATGATGTTTCTGTATAGATTGCATTAGCACTATGTGCAAAGATGACCCATTATCTATCACCCATGACTGATGGCTTTTTGGAAACCAAGCTGTGATGCTTGATATTCAGTGGGATGTTGGTAGTCCTCAATTGCATTTCATCATGAGAGTTGATGCGGTGGCAGTGTATTGTTTCACTTGCAATGCAATACCCCTGAACTCGATACAGTTTAATTACTGGCCATTATCTGCTAAAGGTTAGCAATACTACTGCAGCCCTAGTTTTAGCTGCAAATTTGCATTGAATAGAGATTAACTCTATTTTCACTGGTTTTCATTTCTGTTGTAACTGTTAAATGTCATGGTTTACATCTAGAAAAGACCTACCCTTTTTAAACCACCAAACTTTCAGAATTTGCTTAACTTATACCTGTGAGGCCAATTTCATAAGTTTTGAAGGCTTTTGATTTGAATACAAGCTGTTTACTTCAAAAATGAGCATAGTCTGAATACATTCCTATGATATCCGACTTGCCTCTAGTGGTCTCTGTACTTATAATGTGTCTTTACAGGTGAATGCTATCTGTTATGGTGCAAAGATAATGCTACCTGGTGTTCTCCGTTATGAAGATGGAATAGAAATGAACCAGGAGATAGTTGTCATCACAACTAAGGGAGAGGCCATTTGCATTGGTAAGTCCTGGGATATCTGTGCTTTGGGTGGGCTTTTAAGAAGAATGACAGGAATATTTGGGTTACTGGTGCAAAGATAATCATCTTTTAATGGAACAAATTTGTGACTAAGCAACTGATTTCACACAAACAAGTGTGTATTGCTCTGATGCCTTCAAAAAGGGTCTCAAGATTGTATTTAAGTGGATATTGTAGTTAAGCTGGTCTGGCGCGAAGGCCTGGATTCCATATTGCCAAATGATGTTTCTGTATAGATTGCATTAGCACTTTGTGCAAAGATGACCCATTATCTATCACCCATGACTGATGGCTCTATGCAAACCAGGCAGTTTAAGGATAATGCATGAAAGTATTTGGTCAGAACAATGAATCCTTTCCAAACCGTGCTGCTGATTTTCTGACGAACCAAATCTTtaggatttaaaatgttttttttcccctcaagcGGTTGCACTCATGACCACGGCAGTGATCTCTACCTGCGACCATGGTGTTGTAGCAAAGATCAAGAGAGTCATCATGGAGAGAGACACCTATCCTCGCAAGTGGGGTTTGGGACCAAAGGTGAGGCTTGCAGATTAGATGTCTATTAATCCTTTTGTATCTGACTGTGCTCACTTAGGCAGGGTTGGTATTTCTGTACCCACAACTGGTACTTCAAACAGAGACTTCCTAGTTGAATTACATGTCAGAGTAATTTCCCCAGATTTCTTTGTTATGTATCATTATTTCCCCTGAAAGTGTACTTCATGCATCGTTATAGGAACCAGCTTGCCCCTAGTATATTGCACAATGTAACAGACTAAAATGACAGcaaatatttgattatttatatttACCCCCAGGCTAGCCAGAAGAAAATGATGATTAAGCAGGGCTTGTTGGACAAACACGGAAAGCCAAATGGAAGCACTCCTGGGACATGGAAGGAGGGATATGTAGATTACAGGTATGGAGAAATGATGGCTTACCTGTCATGTTCTTTATGCAGACAGTTATCCCTTTTTGCCTGGTTTCTGTGGCTTTTGAGGGAGTCAGTCTGCAAGATTAACAGGGAGACTGCTGTAGTCAAGCATACTGTGTCTTTGTATGCTGCCTTCTGGTCTCCCTTACATGATTTCATGGTATGCACTTTTTAATCTTGAAAACCTATTTGATTTCTAtcctattaatatttttatatttgctaCCTTGTTGTTTCTCCATATCCTTGAAACTTCATGAACTTTGTTCATAGTCTGTACAAACAGTCTGCCTGCCATTAATACTGAGTATTTCTTTTCAGTGCTGCAAAGGCTGTTGTAGCTGAAAGTGAGCAGACGGGAAAGGTATGCCATAAACCCCATAGGATTTTCCAGTGTTGCAGTGTGGCTACTGGCCAGTGCCAGTGATCTTTAGAAATGGGAAACCAATTAGTGTACCAGCCAGGATTTGACTGAATAACTAAAATGCTGGACCAGTCTTGTAAGTCCAGACTTAAGTACCTGGAGGGGCAGTAGCAGTGTAACATTCTTAATGCTAGCTAAGCAGATGAATGTCCTTTCTTGTCTGATTCTGTAGCCTTTGAGGAAGTTAGACTGCAAAATCAATAATGAGACTGCTATAGTCCAGCACATCAACAGTAAATGCTGGTTCCTGCTATAGTCTaacacaggggtctccaaccctggtcctggagagcccctatccagcaggttttgtaggtgtctttacatcatcagcgTCTAAAGAGCTGGCACACCTGTTCattttgactaattaagccagtaattggttcaattaagcaacaTTGATTGAAACAGCCACAGTAGCacaccaggaccagggttggagacccctggtctagcgCATAACAGTAAGTTCTGGTTCCTGCTATAGTCCAGTTACTGAAGCACTTCAGATTGAGAAATTACTTAAGTGTCTCAATATGCCCTACCTCTGCTGCATACTTTGCTTTAGTGTATTTCTGTTGCTTTTGCTGTATACTAAAACTGTGCCATGCAGTAAGGATCACCTTAAAAATTctgattttattttcctttcaacaGAGGAAGAGGGAAAGCAGCAGTGAAAGTGAAGAGGCTGCAACTTTATCTGTACCTTCCACTCCTAAAGCTGATGAGagcaagaagaaaaagaaaaaagaaaaaaaaaaggttg
This window of the Polyodon spathula isolate WHYD16114869_AA chromosome 7, ASM1765450v1, whole genome shotgun sequence genome carries:
- the LOC121318637 gene encoding H/ACA ribonucleoprotein complex subunit DKC1-like isoform X1; its protein translation is MADGVFSTTKKHKKKKETQVADDIGDIQEAGDFLIKPESKVASLDTSQWPLLLKNFDKLNIRTAHYTPLPNGSNPLKRNIHDYVRTGYINLDKPANPSSHEVVAWIRRILRVEKTGHSGTLDPKVTGCLIVCVERATRLVKSQQSAGKEYVGIVRLHNAIENELQLSRAMDTLTGALFQRPPLISAVKRQLRVRTIYESKLIEYDPEKRLGIFWVSCEAGTYIRTLCVHIGLLLGVGGQMQELRRVRSGVMGEKDNLVTMHDVMDAQWQYDNNKDETYLRRVIFPLEKLLVSHKRLVMKDSAVNAICYGAKIMLPGVLRYEDGIEMNQEIVVITTKGEAICIAVALMTTAVISTCDHGVVAKIKRVIMERDTYPRKWGLGPKASQKKMMIKQGLLDKHGKPNGSTPGTWKEGYVDYSAAKAVVAESEQTGKRKRESSSESEEAATLSVPSTPKADESKKKKKKEKKKVESAPEQRERESDSESKEAAPSSPKADESKKKKKKDKKIKVESAPEEGESHKKKKKKKKQKAAETESE
- the LOC121318637 gene encoding H/ACA ribonucleoprotein complex subunit DKC1-like isoform X2; this encodes MADGVFSTTKKHKKKKETQVADDIGDIQEAGDFLIKPESKVASLDTSQWPLLLKNFDKLNIRTAHYTPLPNGSNPLKRNIHDYVRTGYINLDKPANPSSHEVVAWIRRILRVEKTGHSGTLDPKVTGCLIVCVERATRLVKSQQSAGKEYVGIVRLHNAIENELQLSRAMDTLTGALFQRPPLISAVKRQLRVRTIYESKLIEYDPEKRLGIFWVSCEAGTYIRTLCVHIGLLLGVGGQMQELRRVRSGVMGEKDNLVTMHDVMDAQWQYDNNKDETYLRRVIFPLEKLLVSHKRLVMKDSAVNAICYGAKIMLPGVLRYEDGIEMNQEIVVITTKGEAICIAVALMTTAVISTCDHGVVAKIKRVIMERDTYPRKWGLGPKASQKKMMIKQGLLDKHGKPNGSTPGTWKEGYVDYSAAKAVVAESEQTGKRKRESSSESEEAATLSVPSTPKADESKKKKKKEKKKVESAPERERESDSESKEAAPSSPKADESKKKKKKDKKIKVESAPEEGESHKKKKKKKKQKAAETESE
- the LOC121318637 gene encoding H/ACA ribonucleoprotein complex subunit DKC1-like isoform X3; translation: MADGVFSTTKKHKKKKETQVADDIGDIQEAGDFLIKPESKVASLDTSQWPLLLKNFDKLNIRTAHYTPLPNGSNPLKRNIHDYVRTGYINLDKPANPSSHEVVAWIRRILRVEKTGHSGTLDPKVTGCLIVCVERATRLVKSQQSAGKEYVGIVRLHNAIENELQLSRAMDTLTGALFQRPPLISAVKRQLRVRTIYESKLIEYDPEKRLGIFWVSCEAGTYIRTLCVHIGLLLGVGGQMQELRRVRSGVMGEKDNLVTMHDVMDAQWQYDNNKDETYLRRVIFPLEKLLVSHKRLVMKDSAVNAICYGAKIMLPGVLRYEDGIEMNQEIVVITTKGEAICIAVALMTTAVISTCDHGVVAKIKRVIMERDTYPRKWGLGPKASQKKMMIKQGLLDKHGKPNGSTPGTWKEGYVDYSAAKAVVAESEQTGKRKRESSSESEEAATLSVPSTPKADESKKKKKKEKKKVESAPEEGESHKKKKKKKKQKAAETESE